A single window of Thalassomonas viridans DNA harbors:
- a CDS encoding restriction endonuclease, translating to MQIPNYQTYMRSVLKHVADGEEHQLSKLINTICDDLGLTQEQRHQKMPSGKQTVVYGRIGWAKTYLAQAGLLTLPKRGYCVITQRGLDALNSDVEINNDYLKQFPEYIAFKERTHTNVDDNKPRQQHSSLENEQTPHELLENTYNTINSALASDILDAILKASPEFFERLVVDLMLAMGYGGTRKDAGQATQYTQDGGIDGIIKEDKLGLEMIYLQAKRYSNKTVGRPEIQAFAGALDMHRAKKGVFITTSSFSKEAIEYVSLIEKRIVLINGEQLTELMLSHDLGVSTKQVYELKALDSDYFIED from the coding sequence ATGCAAATACCCAACTACCAAACCTATATGCGCTCGGTGCTTAAACATGTTGCCGACGGCGAAGAGCACCAGCTAAGCAAATTGATTAATACCATTTGTGATGATTTAGGGCTGACCCAGGAGCAACGCCACCAAAAAATGCCCAGCGGCAAGCAAACCGTGGTTTATGGCCGTATTGGCTGGGCTAAAACCTACCTGGCGCAAGCTGGCTTGTTAACCTTACCTAAACGGGGTTACTGTGTTATTACACAACGAGGGCTTGATGCCCTAAATAGTGACGTTGAAATCAACAACGATTATTTAAAGCAATTCCCGGAATATATTGCTTTTAAAGAACGTACCCACACCAATGTTGACGATAACAAACCCAGGCAACAGCACAGCAGTTTAGAAAACGAACAAACGCCTCATGAATTGCTGGAAAATACCTATAACACCATTAATTCTGCCTTAGCCAGTGATATACTCGATGCCATATTAAAAGCTTCGCCTGAGTTCTTCGAACGCCTGGTGGTAGATTTAATGCTGGCCATGGGCTACGGCGGTACGCGCAAAGACGCCGGGCAAGCCACCCAATATACCCAGGACGGCGGTATCGACGGTATCATCAAGGAAGACAAGCTCGGCCTGGAAATGATTTACCTGCAGGCCAAGCGCTACAGCAATAAAACCGTCGGCAGACCTGAAATACAGGCGTTTGCCGGGGCGCTGGACATGCACAGAGCGAAAAAAGGGGTCTTTATAACCACCTCAAGCTTTAGCAAAGAAGCGATTGAATATGTTTCGCTGATCGAGAAAAGGATCGTACTCATTAACGGCGAACAGCTAACCGAATTAATGCTCAGCCATGACCTCGGGGTAAGCACCAAGCAAGTGTACGAGCTTAAAGCGCTGGACAGTGATTACTTTATTGAAGATTAA